Proteins co-encoded in one Opitutales bacterium genomic window:
- a CDS encoding peroxiredoxin yields the protein MSILVNKTAPDFTAAAVMGDGSINESFKLSDLKGKHIALFFWPLDFTFVCPTEIIAHDKKFQEFQERGVEVVGVSIDSQFTHFAWRNTPINEGGIGPVRFPIVADVKHEICQAYGVEHEAGVAFRATFLIDKDFTIQHQVVNNLPLGRSVDELVRLVDALKHVEEFGEVCPADWKPGESAMTPTADGVKAYLSASV from the coding sequence ATGAGCATCTTAGTCAACAAGACCGCACCCGATTTCACCGCAGCCGCCGTCATGGGCGATGGCTCCATCAACGAGTCTTTCAAGCTTTCAGATCTTAAGGGCAAGCATATCGCGCTTTTCTTCTGGCCCCTTGATTTTACTTTTGTCTGCCCTACCGAGATCATCGCTCACGACAAAAAATTCCAAGAATTTCAGGAGCGCGGAGTTGAGGTGGTTGGCGTCTCGATTGACTCGCAGTTCACTCACTTCGCTTGGCGCAATACTCCCATCAACGAAGGAGGCATTGGTCCTGTGCGCTTCCCCATTGTTGCTGACGTGAAACACGAAATTTGCCAGGCATACGGTGTAGAGCACGAGGCAGGGGTCGCTTTCCGAGCTACTTTCCTGATCGATAAGGATTTCACGATCCAACATCAGGTGGTGAATAATCTTCCCCTCGGTCGCTCGGTCGATGAGCTCGTCCGCCTGGTCGATGCGCTCAAACATGTTGAGGAGTTCGGTGAGGTGTGTCCTGCCGATTGGAAGCCAGGTGAAAGCGCTATGACGCCGACTGCCGATGGCGTGAAAGCCTACCTTTCGGCGAGTGTGTAG